From Pseudopipra pipra isolate bDixPip1 chromosome 9, bDixPip1.hap1, whole genome shotgun sequence, a single genomic window includes:
- the DYNLT5 gene encoding dynein light chain Tctex-type 5 translates to MEGGAAMSDPRSGGSGYDCTSKPPSARQLFPHKTELCLTGPSKRFPGAAVDEILRDVVESYLREQRYEPARCREVAKDIAEMVKARVKDLVIPRYKIVVVTHIGQLDEQSMQIGSRCLWDPVSDTVSSYVFKNTSLFAVANVYGVYFE, encoded by the exons ATGGAGGGCGGTGCGGCCATGAGCGACCCCCGCTCGGGGGGGTCTGGGTACGACTGCACCTCCAAACCGCCTTCCGCCCGGCAGCTTTTTCCTCATAAGACCGAGCTTTGCCTCACAGGTCCTTCCAAGCGCTTCCCGGGGGCAGCAGTGGATGAGATCCTGAGGGATGTGGTGGAGAGTTACTTGAGGGAGCAGCGCTACGAGCCGGCACGGTGCAGGGAGGTGGCGAAGGACATCGCTGAG ATGGTTAAAGCGCGGGTGAAAGACCTTGTGATCCCACGGTACAAGATTGTGGTGGTGACACACATTGGGCAGCTGGATGAGCAGAGCATGCAGATTGGGAGCAGGTGCCTGTGGGATCCTGTGAGCGACACTGTTTCATCGTATGTGTTCAAGAACACTTCCCTGTTTGCTGTTGCAAATGTCTATGGTGTGTATTTTGAATAG
- the INSL5 gene encoding LOW QUALITY PROTEIN: insulin-like peptide INSL5 (The sequence of the model RefSeq protein was modified relative to this genomic sequence to represent the inferred CDS: deleted 1 base in 1 codon), with amino-acid sequence MGHYPVERTGCGYKWEGSSRASHSVWLVPPALPTPGRRTLSTMKGTALALACLTLLIVAQGGQGEGNTVRLCGRDFVRAVVFTCGGSRWKRHLTDHRYLLESENPQPFPHNGDADSSTYTDQRLGTDREETHEVKSKPEQDLHISKMSVLSKREAAKLLTTSCCNVGCSRREISSLC; translated from the exons ATGGGCCATTACCCAGTGGAGCGCACGGGCTGTGGGTATAAATGGGAAGGTTCCAGCAGAGCTTCGCACTCGGTGTGGCtggtccctcctgccctgcccacacCAGGC CGAAGAACCCTCAGCACCATGAAGggcacagcactggcactggcCTGTCTAACTCTCCTGATCGTGGCACAAGGAGGACAAGGGGAAGGAAACACTGTGAGGCTCTGTGGGAGAGACTTTGTCAGAGCTGTCGTGTTCACCTGTGGCGGCTCGCGCTGGAAGAGGCATCTGACTGATCATCGCTATCTCTTGG AGAGTGAAAACCCCCAGCCTTTCCCACACAACGGTGACGCCGACTCCTCAACCTACACAGACCAGAGACTGGGGACCGACCGCGAAGAAACCCACGAGGTCAAGTCCAAGCCAGAGCAAGACTTGCACATCAGCAAAATGTCTGTGCTAAGCAAGCGTGAGGCAGCCAAGCTGCTCACCACATCCTGCTGCAAcgtgggctgcagcaggagggagatCAGCTCCCTGTGCTGA